In Gimesia benthica, a single window of DNA contains:
- a CDS encoding LolA family protein, which yields MLRNLTFMVGLLLLAGLYNFFPWEQLSQAAAANKDTATVPQASLALADPESSPAEVPEGDSSGEKNLKKNPAYAEALLKKSREKLLAYSSIQAEITETVQIGPKPFHIKGKYLQGKDLKLRLEFEVQSRKEDGKPVGTLLEICDGQVLWTEHNIKGNSRVTRRDVQAIMKQAQMNPNSQPNLLVAQLGLGGLPGLLAAIQKNMQFESVAERTISGKTLTVLNGSWKEGFLAQFKGGDPNAPAQLPAYVPDGVRIYLDPDTLFPRRIVYLKKNQETMDRMVTLNFSKVTLNAPIAATQFAYEPPDGVFPVDITHQYLKQLSQ from the coding sequence ATGTTACGCAATTTAACTTTTATGGTCGGCCTCCTGTTACTGGCAGGACTTTACAACTTTTTTCCCTGGGAACAGTTATCACAAGCTGCTGCTGCTAATAAGGATACAGCGACAGTTCCCCAGGCGAGTCTGGCCCTGGCTGATCCCGAAAGCAGTCCCGCGGAGGTCCCGGAAGGTGATTCTTCAGGCGAAAAGAATCTGAAAAAAAATCCGGCTTATGCAGAGGCACTCCTCAAAAAATCGAGGGAGAAACTGCTGGCCTACAGCTCAATCCAGGCGGAAATCACGGAAACAGTGCAGATCGGCCCCAAGCCGTTTCACATTAAAGGGAAGTATCTGCAGGGAAAAGACCTGAAGCTCAGACTGGAATTCGAAGTCCAAAGCCGTAAAGAGGACGGAAAACCGGTCGGAACCCTGCTCGAAATCTGTGATGGACAGGTTCTCTGGACAGAACACAATATTAAAGGGAATTCTCGAGTCACCCGCCGTGATGTACAGGCAATCATGAAACAGGCCCAGATGAATCCCAACTCCCAACCAAATCTGCTGGTGGCACAACTCGGTCTGGGTGGTCTACCCGGGCTGTTAGCGGCGATTCAGAAGAACATGCAGTTTGAAAGCGTCGCCGAACGAACCATCAGTGGCAAAACCCTGACCGTTCTGAATGGAAGCTGGAAAGAAGGCTTTCTCGCTCAGTTTAAAGGGGGAGATCCCAATGCCCCGGCCCAGTTACCCGCTTATGTGCCGGATGGAGTCAGAATTTATCTCGATCCAGACACTCTGTTTCCACGCCGGATTGTCTACCTGAAAAAGAACCAGGAAACCATGGACCGCATGGTGACCCTGAATTTCAGCAAGGTGACCCTGAATGCCCCTATTGCTGCGACGCAATTCGCGTATGAACCCCCCGATGGTGTGTTTCCGGTGGATATCACTCATCAATACCTTAAACAGTTAAGCCAATAA
- a CDS encoding vWA domain-containing protein has translation MPAALTELEQRTSRWQKNSPLLVVPSWAASLAIHSLILLILISSLNRCDSGQTGGDEGELRSVGIYVKQSPDADQLEDADQEPQETLENQPTPLAQPQVTEVMDQKPPVDPQLPELNTKLLGAGPVQSPNLPNSPNSDPTSDLVMSPAAALAPPVMGSGKVNFFDAVDSGKRFVFVMDCSGSMAAPQGAPIRKARSELIASLSGLNHHQQFQIIFYNTTTRAMKHRGNDSEMPYASDINRTLARQFIQSVEPDGGTDHLPALKRALSFHPDVIFFLTDAKHPQLSSADLNEIRRLNAGKAKIHCIEFGEGFPVKEGNSLDKLARQNRGSYRYYNVRKFIIKR, from the coding sequence ATGCCGGCAGCATTAACAGAACTTGAACAGCGAACCTCCCGCTGGCAGAAAAACTCGCCTCTGCTGGTGGTTCCGAGCTGGGCTGCCTCACTGGCCATTCATTCGCTGATTCTGCTGATTCTGATCTCCAGCCTCAACCGCTGTGACAGTGGCCAGACCGGCGGTGATGAAGGTGAACTCCGTAGTGTAGGCATCTACGTCAAACAGTCCCCCGATGCCGATCAGCTGGAAGACGCGGATCAGGAACCACAGGAAACGCTTGAAAACCAGCCGACTCCGCTGGCGCAACCACAGGTGACCGAGGTCATGGACCAGAAACCGCCCGTGGATCCACAATTACCTGAACTCAACACCAAACTACTGGGAGCAGGTCCGGTGCAGTCGCCGAATCTCCCGAACTCCCCCAATTCAGATCCCACCAGCGATCTGGTGATGTCACCTGCAGCAGCCCTGGCCCCACCTGTGATGGGTTCCGGTAAAGTCAACTTTTTCGACGCCGTCGATTCCGGCAAACGGTTCGTGTTCGTCATGGACTGCTCAGGCAGTATGGCTGCTCCCCAGGGCGCCCCGATCCGCAAGGCCCGCTCCGAGCTCATCGCCAGTCTGTCCGGGCTCAATCATCATCAGCAGTTCCAGATCATCTTCTACAATACAACCACCCGGGCGATGAAACACCGCGGAAACGACTCCGAAATGCCCTATGCTTCGGACATCAACCGCACGCTGGCACGTCAGTTTATCCAGAGTGTCGAGCCCGATGGCGGTACTGATCACCTGCCCGCCTTAAAGAGAGCTTTAAGTTTTCACCCAGATGTCATATTCTTCCTGACGGACGCGAAACATCCTCAGCTCTCCAGTGCAGATCTGAATGAAATTCGCCGTCTGAATGCTGGTAAAGCGAAGATTCACTGCATCGAATTCGGCGAGGGGTTTCCGGTGAAAGAGGGGAATTCCCTCGATAAGCTCGCGCGACAGAATCGAGGCAGTTACCGCTATTACAATGTCCGTAAATTTATTATCAAACGCTAG